In Nerophis ophidion isolate RoL-2023_Sa linkage group LG03, RoL_Noph_v1.0, whole genome shotgun sequence, the following are encoded in one genomic region:
- the rtf1 gene encoding RNA polymerase-associated protein RTF1 homolog isoform X1, which produces MVNVKKRKGRVVIDSDSEDSASDDNLDEELLSLAKRKRVDSDEPEEPVSKPAASTDSETSDSDDEWTVGGTKGKKKVKPGKGPEKKNANKKKVHKSTASGSSDGDGSGESSAPEEGEVSDSESNSSSSSLDSDSSEDDVFRDGYDDDLMGDAEDRARLEQMTEKEREQELFNRIEKREVLKRRFEIKKKLKTAKKKEKEEKKKKQEEEQEKRKLSQVPDTQVVTSHNKERRSKRDEKLDKKSQAMEELKAEREKKKNKTAELLAKREPLKTSEVYSDDEEEEEEDDDKSSVKSDRSSRSSSFDDDDEKEETPPKSQPVSLPDELNRIRLSRHKLERWCHMPFFAKTVTGCFVRIGIGNNSSKPVYRVAEIVDIVETAKVYQLGSTRTNKGLQLRHGGDTRVFRLEYVSNQEFTENEFMKWKEAMIIAGMQVPTLDEVTKKEQSIKEAMNYKFNDKDIEDIVKEKDRFRKAPPNYAMKKTQLLKDKAMAEESGDGDKVKVIQDELNELEERAEALDRQRTKNISAISYINQRNRSWNIVESEKALVAEGQNSKNQQMDPFTRRQCKPTMVSNARDPSVHAAILAHLNQKYGSGSSPDASALDKSKQVRASLGIFKVPLPFYPQSSPRLSQDLTDAKDKDVPKPTTDLSEDLFKVHDFDVKIDLQVPNSEAKSLSVSSNALPVKDGAPRRSLNLEDYKKRRGLI; this is translated from the exons ATGGTCAACGTCAAGAAGCGGAAAGGTCGGGTCGTCATCGACTCAGACTCCGAGGACAGCGCCAGCGACGACAACTTAGACGAG GAGTtgctgtccttggcaaagagaaagCGCGTCGACTCCGACGAGCCGGAAGAGCCGGTGAGCAAACCGGCGGCGTCCACCGATTCCGAGACATCCGACAGCGATGATGAG TGGACTGTGGGGGGCACCAAAGGCAAAAAGAAAGTTAAACCAGGGAAGGGTCCCGAGAAGAAGAATGCCAACAAGAAGAAGGTTCATAAATCCACAGCGTCTGGGAGCTCAGATGGAGACGGCTCAGGGGAGAGCTCTGCACCTGAGGAGG GTGAGGTGTCAGACTCTGAGAGCAACAGCTCCTCGTCCAGCTTGGACTCTGACTCCTCGGAGGATGACGTCTTCCGGGACGGCTATGACGACGACCTGATGGGCGACGCTGAGGACCGAGCCCGGCTGGAGCAGATGACCGAGAAGGAGCGAGAGCAGGAGTTGTTCAACAGGATCGAGAAGCGAGAGGTGCTTAAAAGACG ATTTGAAATCAAGAAGAAACTGAAGACTGCAAAGAAAAAGGagaaagaagagaagaagaagaagcaggagGAAGAACAAGAAAAACGGAAACTATCTCAGGTTCCAGACACACAAGTG GTGACGTCCCACAACAAGGAAAGACGATCCAAACGTGACGAAAAACTGGACAAAAAGTCCCAAGCCATGGAAGAACTCAAAGCGGAGcgtgagaagaagaagaacaaaacaG CAGAACTTTTGGCCAAACGAGAGCCGCTGAAGACCAGTGAGGTCTACTCGGACgacgaagaggaggaggaggaagatgacGACAAGTCGTCGGTCAAGAGCGACAGGAGTTCGCGATCTTCCTCATTTGATGACGATGACGA AAAGGAGGAAACACCACCAAAGTCTCAGCCCGTTTCGCTGCCAGACGAACTCAATCGGATCCGCCTGTCCCGACACAAGCTAGAACGCTGGTGCCACATGCCGTTCTTTGCCAAGACTGTGACGGGTTGCTTTGTAAGAATTGGGATCGGTAACAACAGCAGTAAACCAGTTTACAGG GTTGCTGAAATTGTGGATATCGTGGAGACGGCAAAGGTTTACCAATTGGGGTCCACCCGGACAAACAAAGGACTACAATTACG GCATGGTGGCGACACACGTGTTTTTAGGCTGGAGTATGTATCAAACCAGGAATTCACAGAAAATGAGTTCATGAAGTGGAAAGAGGCG ATGATCATCGCAGGAATGCAAGTGCCGACGTTAGACGAGGTCACCAAAAAGGAGCAGTCCATTAAAGAAGCCATGAACTACAAGTTCAACGACAAAGACATTGAGGAT ATCGTCAAAGAGAAGGACCGATTCCGAAAAGCACCACCAAACTACGCTATGAAGAAAACTCAATTACTTAAGGACAAG GCCATGGCAGAGGAGAGTGGTGATGGGGACAAAGTGAAAGTCATCCAAGACGAGCTGAACGAGCTGGAAGAGCGGGCAGAGGCCCTGGACAGACAGAGGACCAAAAACATCTCTGCCATCAG CTACATCAATCAGAGGAACAGAAGCTGGAACATAGTGGAATCTGAAAAGGCTCTTGTG GCCGAaggacaaaattccaaaaaccaACAAATGGATCCTTTCACTCGGAGACAATGCAAACCCACCATGGTGTCGAAT GCCAGAGACCCGTCTGTCCACGCAGCTATTCTCGCTCATCTGAACCAGAAGTACGGCTCTGGCTCCTCGCCCGATGCTTCTGCTCTGGataagagcaaacaggtgagaGCGAGTTTAGGCATTTTTAAAGTACCGCTTCCATTTTATCCACAATCCTCCCCACGTTTGTCACAGGATTTGACGGACGCCAAGGACAAAGACGTACCCAAGCCAACCACTGACCTCTCAGAAGACTTGTTCAAAGTTCACGATTTTGATGTGAAGATAGACCTCCAAGTTCCCAATTCAG AAGCCAAGTCTCTGTCCGTCAGTTCCAACGCTCTGCCGGTGAAAGACGGCGCCCCCCGCAGGTCTCTTAACCTGGAGGACTACAAGAAGAGGAGGGGCCTCATCTGA
- the rtf1 gene encoding RNA polymerase-associated protein RTF1 homolog isoform X2, which translates to MVNVKKRKGRVVIDSDSEDSASDDNLDEELLSLAKRKRVDSDEPEEPVSKPAASTDSETSDSDDEWTVGGTKGKKKVKPGKGPEKKNANKKKVHKSTASGSSDGDGSGESSAPEEGEVSDSESNSSSSSLDSDSSEDDVFRDGYDDDLMGDAEDRARLEQMTEKEREQELFNRIEKREVLKRRFEIKKKLKTAKKKEKEEKKKKQEEEQEKRKLSQVPDTQVVTSHNKERRSKRDEKLDKKSQAMEELKAEREKKKNKTAELLAKREPLKTSEVYSDDEEEEEEDDDKSSVKSDRSSRSSSFDDDDEKEETPPKSQPVSLPDELNRIRLSRHKLERWCHMPFFAKTVTGCFVRIGIGNNSSKPVYRVAEIVDIVETAKVYQLGSTRTNKGLQLRHGGDTRVFRLEYVSNQEFTENEFMKWKEAMIIAGMQVPTLDEVTKKEQSIKEAMNYKFNDKDIEDIVKEKDRFRKAPPNYAMKKTQLLKDKAMAEESGDGDKVKVIQDELNELEERAEALDRQRTKNISAISYINQRNRSWNIVESEKALVAEGQNSKNQQMDPFTRRQCKPTMVSNARDPSVHAAILAHLNQKYGSGSSPDASALDKSKQDLTDAKDKDVPKPTTDLSEDLFKVHDFDVKIDLQVPNSEAKSLSVSSNALPVKDGAPRRSLNLEDYKKRRGLI; encoded by the exons ATGGTCAACGTCAAGAAGCGGAAAGGTCGGGTCGTCATCGACTCAGACTCCGAGGACAGCGCCAGCGACGACAACTTAGACGAG GAGTtgctgtccttggcaaagagaaagCGCGTCGACTCCGACGAGCCGGAAGAGCCGGTGAGCAAACCGGCGGCGTCCACCGATTCCGAGACATCCGACAGCGATGATGAG TGGACTGTGGGGGGCACCAAAGGCAAAAAGAAAGTTAAACCAGGGAAGGGTCCCGAGAAGAAGAATGCCAACAAGAAGAAGGTTCATAAATCCACAGCGTCTGGGAGCTCAGATGGAGACGGCTCAGGGGAGAGCTCTGCACCTGAGGAGG GTGAGGTGTCAGACTCTGAGAGCAACAGCTCCTCGTCCAGCTTGGACTCTGACTCCTCGGAGGATGACGTCTTCCGGGACGGCTATGACGACGACCTGATGGGCGACGCTGAGGACCGAGCCCGGCTGGAGCAGATGACCGAGAAGGAGCGAGAGCAGGAGTTGTTCAACAGGATCGAGAAGCGAGAGGTGCTTAAAAGACG ATTTGAAATCAAGAAGAAACTGAAGACTGCAAAGAAAAAGGagaaagaagagaagaagaagaagcaggagGAAGAACAAGAAAAACGGAAACTATCTCAGGTTCCAGACACACAAGTG GTGACGTCCCACAACAAGGAAAGACGATCCAAACGTGACGAAAAACTGGACAAAAAGTCCCAAGCCATGGAAGAACTCAAAGCGGAGcgtgagaagaagaagaacaaaacaG CAGAACTTTTGGCCAAACGAGAGCCGCTGAAGACCAGTGAGGTCTACTCGGACgacgaagaggaggaggaggaagatgacGACAAGTCGTCGGTCAAGAGCGACAGGAGTTCGCGATCTTCCTCATTTGATGACGATGACGA AAAGGAGGAAACACCACCAAAGTCTCAGCCCGTTTCGCTGCCAGACGAACTCAATCGGATCCGCCTGTCCCGACACAAGCTAGAACGCTGGTGCCACATGCCGTTCTTTGCCAAGACTGTGACGGGTTGCTTTGTAAGAATTGGGATCGGTAACAACAGCAGTAAACCAGTTTACAGG GTTGCTGAAATTGTGGATATCGTGGAGACGGCAAAGGTTTACCAATTGGGGTCCACCCGGACAAACAAAGGACTACAATTACG GCATGGTGGCGACACACGTGTTTTTAGGCTGGAGTATGTATCAAACCAGGAATTCACAGAAAATGAGTTCATGAAGTGGAAAGAGGCG ATGATCATCGCAGGAATGCAAGTGCCGACGTTAGACGAGGTCACCAAAAAGGAGCAGTCCATTAAAGAAGCCATGAACTACAAGTTCAACGACAAAGACATTGAGGAT ATCGTCAAAGAGAAGGACCGATTCCGAAAAGCACCACCAAACTACGCTATGAAGAAAACTCAATTACTTAAGGACAAG GCCATGGCAGAGGAGAGTGGTGATGGGGACAAAGTGAAAGTCATCCAAGACGAGCTGAACGAGCTGGAAGAGCGGGCAGAGGCCCTGGACAGACAGAGGACCAAAAACATCTCTGCCATCAG CTACATCAATCAGAGGAACAGAAGCTGGAACATAGTGGAATCTGAAAAGGCTCTTGTG GCCGAaggacaaaattccaaaaaccaACAAATGGATCCTTTCACTCGGAGACAATGCAAACCCACCATGGTGTCGAAT GCCAGAGACCCGTCTGTCCACGCAGCTATTCTCGCTCATCTGAACCAGAAGTACGGCTCTGGCTCCTCGCCCGATGCTTCTGCTCTGGataagagcaaacag GATTTGACGGACGCCAAGGACAAAGACGTACCCAAGCCAACCACTGACCTCTCAGAAGACTTGTTCAAAGTTCACGATTTTGATGTGAAGATAGACCTCCAAGTTCCCAATTCAG AAGCCAAGTCTCTGTCCGTCAGTTCCAACGCTCTGCCGGTGAAAGACGGCGCCCCCCGCAGGTCTCTTAACCTGGAGGACTACAAGAAGAGGAGGGGCCTCATCTGA